From a region of the Corallococcus coralloides DSM 2259 genome:
- a CDS encoding aldehyde dehydrogenase family protein has product MRNQREHDVKALVSRQRACFETRVTLPLKWRQEQLRALEAAARKHEEAILAALKADLAKSPEEAYLTEVGSIQGELKTALKHVKTWMEPRKGSAPLVIQPARAWQYAEPLGVTLIIAPWNYPYQLSLAPLIGALAAGCTAVLKPSEHAPATSRVLARMLGEAFPPEVVSVVEGGVEESRALLDERWDLIFFTGGTQVGRTVAEAAARHLTPTVLELGGKSPCIVDRSADLEVTARRIAWGKYVNAGQTCIAPDYVLIPSDLQERFTALVQKAVRSFYGDDASTSADYGRIVNDRHFERVSALADHGRIAFGGERDARSRYFSPTVITDAPLTSPLMQEEIFGPLLPLVDCENVDDAIRFVRARPKPLALYTFARDAAVNERVLSETSSGGAVTNDVCVHFAAEGMPFGGVGESGLGGYHGQSSFDAFSHKKSVVKRPFALDMKLRYPPYTGKLGLFRRFL; this is encoded by the coding sequence ATGAGGAATCAGCGGGAGCATGACGTGAAGGCACTCGTTTCAAGGCAGCGCGCCTGTTTCGAAACCCGCGTCACGCTCCCGCTGAAATGGCGGCAGGAGCAGCTGCGGGCGCTCGAAGCAGCGGCGCGCAAGCACGAGGAGGCCATCCTGGCCGCCCTCAAGGCCGACCTCGCGAAGAGCCCGGAGGAGGCCTACCTGACGGAGGTGGGCAGCATCCAAGGGGAGCTGAAGACAGCCCTCAAGCACGTGAAGACGTGGATGGAGCCCCGGAAGGGCTCCGCCCCGCTCGTCATCCAGCCGGCGCGGGCCTGGCAGTACGCGGAGCCCCTGGGCGTGACGCTCATCATCGCGCCCTGGAACTATCCCTATCAGCTGTCGCTGGCGCCGCTCATCGGGGCGCTCGCCGCGGGCTGCACCGCCGTGTTGAAGCCCAGCGAGCACGCGCCCGCGACCTCACGCGTGCTCGCGCGGATGCTGGGCGAAGCGTTCCCGCCCGAGGTCGTCTCCGTGGTGGAGGGCGGCGTAGAGGAGAGCCGCGCGCTGCTCGACGAGCGGTGGGATCTCATCTTCTTCACCGGCGGCACGCAGGTGGGCCGGACCGTCGCCGAAGCAGCGGCCCGGCACCTGACGCCCACCGTCCTGGAGCTGGGCGGAAAGAGCCCCTGCATCGTCGACCGGAGCGCGGACCTGGAGGTCACCGCGCGCCGCATCGCCTGGGGCAAGTACGTCAACGCCGGGCAGACCTGCATCGCGCCGGACTACGTGCTCATCCCTTCCGACCTCCAGGAGCGCTTCACGGCGCTGGTCCAGAAGGCCGTCCGGAGCTTCTACGGCGACGACGCGAGCACGAGCGCCGACTACGGCCGCATCGTCAATGACCGCCACTTCGAGCGCGTCAGCGCGCTCGCGGACCACGGCAGGATTGCCTTCGGCGGAGAGCGCGACGCGCGAAGCCGCTACTTCTCCCCCACCGTCATCACCGACGCGCCCCTGACGAGCCCGCTGATGCAGGAGGAGATCTTCGGCCCCCTGCTCCCGCTGGTGGACTGCGAGAACGTGGACGACGCCATCCGCTTCGTGCGCGCCCGCCCCAAGCCGCTCGCCCTCTACACCTTCGCGCGGGACGCCGCGGTGAACGAGCGCGTGCTTTCGGAAACCTCCAGCGGCGGCGCCGTCACCAACGACGTGTGCGTCCACTTCGCCGCGGAGGGGATGCCCTTCGGCGGCGTGGGCGAGTCCGGCCTGGGCGGCTACCACGGCCAGTCCAGCTTCGACGCCTTCAGCCACAAGAAGAGCGTGGTGAAGCGGCCCTTCGCGCTGGACATGAAGCTGCGCTATCCGCCCTACACGGGGAAGCTGGGCCTCTTTCGCCGCTTCCTGTGA
- a CDS encoding 3-hydroxyacyl-CoA dehydrogenase NAD-binding domain-containing protein has product MSEQNTLRWEQDADGIVVLTMDDPSQSANTMNAAYVKSMRAAVDRLVKEKDSITGVVITSAKKTFFAGGDLNDLRNVKKDAASQVFNLGQEIKAQLRTLETLGKPVVAAINGAALGGGLEIALACHHRILADVKGAVVGLPEVTLGLLPGGGGVVRTVRMLGITDALMKVLLQGQKYRPQEAKELGLVQEVVPSVDALLPAAKAWVKANPKAQQPWDQKGYKIPGGTPSHPAFAANLPAFPANLRKQLKGTNMPAPRAIMAVAVESTQVDVDTAFTIESRYFTELVVGQVAKNMIQAFFFDMQHINSGGGRPQGYPKHTAKKVGVLGAGMMGAGIAYVCAKAGIDVVLKDVSLAAAEKGKGYSVKLVEKAVAKGSVTKEKGDALLARITPAEDPAALAGCDLVIEAVFEDVKLKHKVFQEIQGVVAPDAVLGSNTSTLPITLLAEGVNRPPDFVGMHFFSPVDKMPLLELIAGKQTSDATLAKAIDIAVQIGKTPIVVNDSRGFFTSRVIGTFLNEAIAMVGEGIAPASIEQAGLQAGYPAAPLQLVDELTLTLPRKIRQETKAAVEAAGQPWADHGSYAVMDAMIDQHGRKGRSTGGGFYDYADGKRTNLWPGLKQHYTKPGYTIPFEDMKERMLFAEAIDTVRCFDEGVLRSAADANVGSILGIGFPPWTGGVVQYINGYEGPSGTGPRGFVIRARQLAERYGKHFLPPASLVAKAERGELLE; this is encoded by the coding sequence ATGAGCGAACAGAACACCCTGCGCTGGGAACAGGACGCGGACGGCATCGTCGTCTTGACGATGGACGACCCCTCCCAGTCCGCCAACACCATGAACGCCGCCTACGTGAAGTCCATGCGCGCGGCGGTGGACCGGCTGGTGAAGGAGAAGGACAGCATCACCGGCGTCGTCATCACCTCCGCGAAGAAGACCTTCTTCGCGGGCGGCGACTTGAACGACCTGCGCAACGTGAAGAAGGACGCGGCGAGCCAGGTCTTCAACCTGGGCCAGGAGATCAAGGCGCAGCTGCGCACGCTGGAGACCCTGGGCAAGCCCGTGGTCGCGGCCATCAACGGCGCGGCGCTGGGCGGCGGTCTTGAAATCGCGCTCGCCTGTCACCACCGCATCCTCGCGGACGTGAAGGGCGCGGTGGTGGGCCTGCCGGAGGTGACGCTGGGCCTGCTGCCCGGCGGCGGCGGCGTGGTGCGCACGGTGCGCATGCTGGGCATCACGGACGCGCTGATGAAGGTGCTGCTCCAGGGCCAGAAATACCGCCCGCAGGAGGCGAAGGAGCTGGGGCTGGTGCAGGAGGTGGTGCCGTCCGTGGACGCGCTCCTGCCCGCGGCGAAGGCGTGGGTGAAGGCGAACCCGAAGGCGCAGCAGCCGTGGGACCAGAAGGGCTACAAGATCCCCGGCGGCACGCCGTCCCACCCGGCGTTCGCGGCGAACCTGCCCGCGTTCCCCGCCAACCTGCGCAAGCAGCTCAAGGGCACGAACATGCCCGCCCCGCGCGCCATCATGGCGGTGGCGGTGGAGAGCACGCAGGTGGACGTGGACACCGCGTTCACCATCGAGTCGCGCTACTTCACGGAGCTCGTCGTCGGCCAGGTCGCGAAGAACATGATCCAGGCGTTCTTCTTCGACATGCAGCACATCAACTCCGGCGGCGGCCGCCCCCAGGGCTATCCGAAGCACACCGCGAAGAAGGTGGGCGTGCTGGGCGCGGGCATGATGGGCGCGGGCATCGCCTACGTGTGCGCCAAGGCCGGCATCGACGTGGTGCTCAAGGACGTGAGCCTCGCCGCCGCGGAGAAGGGCAAGGGCTACTCCGTCAAGCTGGTGGAGAAGGCCGTCGCCAAGGGCTCCGTCACGAAGGAGAAGGGCGACGCGCTGCTGGCGCGCATCACCCCCGCGGAGGACCCGGCCGCGCTCGCGGGCTGCGACCTGGTCATCGAAGCCGTGTTCGAGGACGTGAAGCTCAAGCACAAGGTCTTCCAGGAGATTCAAGGCGTGGTGGCGCCGGACGCGGTGCTGGGGTCCAACACCTCCACCCTGCCCATCACCCTGCTCGCGGAGGGCGTGAACCGGCCGCCGGACTTCGTCGGCATGCACTTCTTCTCCCCCGTGGACAAGATGCCGCTCTTGGAGCTCATCGCCGGCAAGCAGACCAGCGACGCGACGCTGGCGAAGGCCATCGACATCGCGGTGCAGATTGGCAAGACGCCCATCGTCGTCAACGACAGCCGGGGCTTCTTCACCAGCCGCGTCATCGGCACGTTCCTCAACGAGGCCATCGCCATGGTGGGCGAGGGCATCGCGCCCGCGTCCATCGAGCAGGCGGGACTCCAGGCGGGCTACCCCGCCGCCCCGCTCCAGCTGGTGGACGAATTGACGCTCACGCTGCCCCGGAAGATCCGCCAGGAGACGAAGGCGGCCGTGGAGGCCGCGGGCCAGCCGTGGGCGGACCACGGCAGCTACGCGGTGATGGACGCGATGATCGACCAGCACGGGCGCAAGGGCCGCTCCACGGGCGGAGGGTTCTACGACTACGCGGACGGCAAGCGGACGAACCTGTGGCCGGGGCTGAAGCAGCACTACACGAAGCCCGGCTACACCATCCCCTTCGAGGACATGAAGGAGCGGATGCTCTTCGCGGAGGCCATCGACACGGTGCGCTGCTTCGACGAGGGCGTGCTGCGCTCGGCGGCGGACGCGAACGTAGGCTCCATCCTGGGCATCGGCTTCCCGCCGTGGACGGGCGGCGTCGTGCAGTACATCAACGGCTACGAAGGCCCGTCCGGCACGGGGCCGCGCGGCTTCGTCATCCGCGCGCGCCAGCTGGCGGAGCGCTACGGGAAGCACTTCCTGCCGCCCGCGTCCCTGGTCGCCAAGGCTGAACGTGGAGAGCTGCTCGAGTAA
- a CDS encoding acetyl-CoA C-acetyltransferase: MSQEAFIFDAVRTPRGKGKKGALHGTKPVSLLVGLVDALKQRHPNLDPKHIDDVVLGVVSPVGDQGADIARTLVLAAGLPETTGGVQLNRFCASGLTAVNMAAQQVRSGWEHLVIAGGVESMSRVPMGSDGGAWAMDPATNYDTYFVPQGISADLIATMEGFTREDVDRYAVRSQERAAHAWKNGYFQKSVVPVVDQNGLTILDRDEHMRPDSTVASLGQLSASFTTMGEMGGFDAVALQKYHAVERINHVHTPGNSSGIVDGAALVLVGSEKVGKTLGLKPRARIAAVATSGAEPTIMLTGPLPATRKLLDIAGLSVKDIDLFELNEAFASVVLKYQKDLDIPDEKLNVNGGAIAMGHPLGATGAMILGTVVDELERRNARRAVVTLCVGGGMGVATLVERV, translated from the coding sequence GTGAGCCAGGAAGCATTCATCTTCGACGCCGTCCGTACCCCTCGCGGCAAGGGCAAGAAGGGCGCCCTGCACGGCACCAAGCCGGTGTCGCTGCTCGTCGGCCTGGTGGACGCGCTCAAGCAGCGCCACCCGAACCTGGACCCGAAGCACATCGACGACGTGGTGCTGGGCGTCGTGTCCCCCGTGGGTGACCAGGGCGCGGACATCGCGCGCACGCTGGTGCTGGCCGCGGGCCTGCCGGAGACCACCGGCGGCGTGCAGCTCAACCGCTTCTGTGCCTCCGGCCTGACGGCGGTGAACATGGCCGCGCAGCAGGTGCGCTCCGGCTGGGAGCACCTGGTCATCGCGGGCGGCGTGGAGAGCATGTCCCGCGTCCCCATGGGCTCCGACGGCGGCGCGTGGGCCATGGACCCCGCCACCAACTACGACACCTACTTCGTGCCCCAGGGCATCTCCGCGGACCTCATCGCGACGATGGAGGGCTTCACCCGCGAGGACGTGGACCGCTACGCCGTGCGCTCGCAGGAGCGCGCGGCCCACGCGTGGAAGAACGGCTACTTCCAGAAGTCCGTCGTCCCCGTGGTGGACCAGAACGGGCTCACCATCCTGGACCGCGATGAGCACATGCGTCCGGACTCCACCGTGGCCTCGCTGGGCCAGCTGAGCGCGTCCTTCACGACCATGGGTGAGATGGGCGGCTTCGACGCGGTGGCGCTCCAGAAGTACCACGCGGTGGAGCGCATCAACCACGTGCACACGCCGGGCAACTCCTCCGGCATCGTGGACGGCGCGGCGCTGGTGCTGGTGGGCTCGGAGAAGGTGGGCAAGACGCTGGGCCTCAAGCCGCGCGCGCGCATCGCCGCCGTGGCCACGTCCGGCGCGGAGCCCACCATCATGCTCACCGGTCCGCTGCCGGCCACCCGCAAGCTGCTGGACATCGCCGGCCTGTCGGTGAAGGACATCGACCTCTTCGAGCTCAACGAGGCCTTCGCCTCCGTGGTCCTCAAGTACCAGAAGGACCTGGACATCCCGGACGAGAAGCTCAACGTCAACGGCGGCGCCATCGCCATGGGGCACCCGCTGGGTGCCACCGGCGCCATGATCCTTGGAACCGTGGTGGATGAACTGGAGCGGCGCAACGCGCGCCGCGCGGTCGTCACCCTGTGCGTCGGCGGCGGAATGGGTGTGGCCACCCTCGTCGAGCGCGTCTGA
- a CDS encoding acyl-CoA dehydrogenase family protein — protein sequence MTTARPRWSSDDVEQVRTLAATYFTKEVLPNVPKHVEQGHPDKALYRRAGELGLLCMSIPEAYGGAGGTFAHEAVLIEEQIRAGDPTMGFPVHCAIVAHYLLAYASEAQKQKWLPRLASGEWVGAIAMTEPGTGSDLQAITTRAVREGDFYRVSGAKTFISNGHVCDFIIIVVRTGQPGHAGISLLCAEVSDTTPGFQRGRILDKLGGKGQDTTELFFDDLRVPAVNLLGGEEGRGFAQLMQQLPQERLTTAIIAVASLERAVQLTVEYTKQRHVFGKPLFALQNTRFELAECATLQRVCRTFVDDCIASHLEGRLDVTTAAMAKYWVSDQACLVVDRCLQLFGGYGYMKEYPIAHLFADTRVLRIFAGANEVMKELVARSL from the coding sequence ATGACGACGGCACGTCCCCGCTGGAGCTCGGATGACGTCGAGCAGGTGCGAACGCTCGCGGCCACCTACTTCACGAAGGAGGTCCTCCCCAACGTCCCCAAGCACGTGGAGCAGGGCCATCCGGACAAGGCGCTCTACCGCCGCGCCGGAGAGCTGGGCCTCCTGTGCATGTCCATCCCGGAGGCCTACGGCGGCGCGGGCGGCACGTTCGCGCACGAGGCGGTCCTCATCGAGGAGCAGATCCGCGCAGGGGACCCGACCATGGGCTTCCCGGTCCACTGCGCCATCGTCGCGCACTACCTGCTCGCCTATGCGTCGGAGGCCCAGAAACAGAAGTGGCTGCCCCGGCTGGCCAGCGGTGAATGGGTGGGCGCCATCGCCATGACGGAGCCGGGGACGGGCTCCGACCTCCAGGCCATCACCACCCGCGCGGTGCGTGAAGGCGACTTCTACCGGGTGAGCGGCGCGAAGACGTTCATCTCCAACGGCCACGTGTGCGACTTCATCATCATCGTCGTGCGCACGGGACAGCCGGGCCACGCGGGCATCTCCCTCTTGTGCGCGGAGGTCTCCGACACGACGCCCGGCTTCCAGCGGGGCCGCATCCTCGACAAGCTGGGGGGCAAGGGTCAGGACACCACCGAGCTCTTCTTCGACGACCTGCGCGTCCCCGCCGTCAACCTGCTGGGAGGCGAGGAGGGCCGGGGCTTCGCCCAGCTCATGCAGCAGCTCCCCCAGGAGCGGCTGACCACGGCCATCATCGCGGTGGCGAGCCTGGAGCGCGCCGTCCAGCTCACGGTCGAGTACACGAAGCAGCGTCACGTCTTCGGCAAGCCGCTCTTCGCCCTGCAGAACACGCGCTTCGAGCTGGCGGAGTGCGCCACCCTTCAACGGGTTTGCCGCACTTTCGTGGATGACTGCATCGCGTCCCACCTGGAAGGCAGACTCGATGTGACAACGGCGGCCATGGCGAAGTACTGGGTGTCCGACCAGGCCTGCCTCGTAGTGGACCGCTGCCTCCAGCTGTTCGGCGGGTACGGTTATATGAAGGAATACCCCATCGCCCATCTGTTCGCGGACACCCGCGTCCTGCGAATCTTCGCCGGCGCGAACGAGGTCATGAAGGAGCTCGTCGCCCGGTCCCTGTAG
- a CDS encoding acyl-CoA dehydrogenase family protein, with protein sequence MHVRTPEQASFADAIDAFCRARTGTRAQRDALTHDGTEAHAPGLYAQMAELGWLGVGIPAEYGGSGGGMSDMCLFAERTAYGLAPVGGYITTAVAAGPYAKFGTPAQKETILGGIARGRVEAISISEPGAGSDAAAITCRAVRTHGGFVVNGQKTWCSNAHFADHVLLVARTNTVSSRHEGLTMFCVPAGTPGMEIRGIPTMGGKEVNDVFFTDCFLPESSVVGLVDQAWPQLMSGLNSERLLLAASMLGRGRRAFDDAVTYVKERKQFGRAVGSFQALKHRIADLATELDCCELLVYRVAAMADEHPDRMLPREASMAKLKTTETAKRVALEGMQMMGGYGYATEYDMESHLRATVISTVYGGTSEIQRDIIGKTFGL encoded by the coding sequence ATGCATGTGAGAACCCCGGAGCAAGCCTCGTTCGCCGACGCCATCGACGCGTTCTGCCGCGCCAGGACCGGCACGCGCGCGCAGCGGGACGCGCTGACCCACGACGGCACGGAGGCCCACGCCCCCGGCCTCTACGCCCAGATGGCCGAACTGGGCTGGCTGGGCGTGGGAATCCCCGCGGAGTACGGCGGCTCCGGCGGAGGCATGTCCGACATGTGCCTCTTCGCGGAGCGGACCGCCTATGGGCTCGCGCCCGTGGGCGGCTACATCACCACCGCGGTGGCGGCGGGCCCCTACGCGAAGTTCGGGACCCCGGCGCAGAAGGAGACCATCCTCGGCGGCATCGCGCGCGGCCGGGTGGAGGCCATCTCCATCTCCGAGCCCGGGGCCGGCTCCGACGCCGCGGCCATCACCTGCCGCGCGGTCCGGACGCACGGAGGCTTCGTGGTCAACGGCCAGAAGACCTGGTGCTCCAACGCGCACTTCGCGGACCACGTGCTGCTCGTGGCGCGCACGAACACCGTGAGCTCGCGGCATGAGGGTCTCACCATGTTCTGCGTCCCCGCGGGCACGCCCGGCATGGAGATCCGAGGCATCCCCACGATGGGCGGCAAGGAGGTCAACGACGTCTTCTTCACGGACTGCTTCCTGCCGGAGTCCTCCGTGGTCGGCCTCGTGGACCAGGCCTGGCCCCAGCTGATGTCGGGGCTCAACAGCGAGCGGCTCCTGCTGGCCGCGTCCATGCTGGGGCGGGGCCGGCGCGCGTTCGACGACGCCGTCACCTACGTGAAGGAGCGCAAGCAGTTCGGCCGCGCCGTCGGCTCCTTCCAGGCGCTCAAGCACCGCATCGCGGACCTGGCCACGGAGCTGGATTGCTGCGAGCTGCTCGTCTACCGCGTGGCGGCCATGGCGGATGAGCACCCGGACCGGATGCTCCCCCGCGAGGCCTCCATGGCGAAGCTCAAGACGACGGAGACCGCCAAGCGCGTGGCCCTGGAGGGCATGCAGATGATGGGCGGCTACGGCTACGCCACCGAATACGACATGGAGTCGCACCTGCGCGCCACGGTCATCTCCACCGTCTACGGCGGCACCAGCGAGATCCAGCGCGACATCATCGGCAAGACCTTCGGACTCTAG
- a CDS encoding AMP-dependent synthetase/ligase yields MGAFDANLEAQCLSLAAQLTLPRLLQRNATEYADAPALTSGNSTLTWGQLRERTAALTRGLCVLGLKRGERMMIMMSGRPEHWIIDYAAAHLGAISCTAYQTLSTEQVGYVARHSAATVVVLEGADELARWWPVLESLPALKRIVVVDASALPRGDSRFISFADLEAEGRALHEANPQAFEDAWKDLRPEDPLAMMYTSGTTGDPKGVVLSHLNAFYEAVAVDQCVPIPMRAPSIAYLPLAHVAERELGLYRALYKALHMHLCTDPAGVVPLLARSRAPAFFGVPRLWEKLASSLRLKVDAFPPAQREPLLAAHAAALESFRLRGAGKPVPPEVQQKAADAEARVLEPLRKSMGLDALHWTSSGSAPIPVDILEYLGGFGIQVLEVWGMSETTGCATINIPTDFRVGSVGRPIPGLQLKLAEDGEIFVRGPVVFMGYLAPDGQIVRATDEDGWLATGDIGTLDADGFLSITDRKKELIITSSGKNIAPSKLEGMLRAHPLVAQALAIGDGHPYVTALISLDPEAAPVWARAKGLSSVAIEDLSRDPIIQAELESLVAAANVRLSRSEQIKRFHVVPEAWSPVTGELTVTLKLKRRVLLAQYAERIAALYANA; encoded by the coding sequence ATGGGTGCGTTTGACGCGAACCTGGAAGCGCAGTGCCTGTCCCTCGCGGCCCAGCTCACGCTGCCGCGCCTCCTCCAGCGCAACGCCACGGAGTACGCGGACGCGCCCGCCCTCACCTCCGGAAACAGCACCCTCACCTGGGGCCAGCTGCGCGAGCGGACCGCCGCGCTGACCCGAGGGCTCTGCGTGCTGGGGCTGAAGCGGGGCGAGCGGATGATGATCATGATGTCCGGCCGGCCGGAGCATTGGATCATCGACTATGCGGCGGCCCACCTGGGCGCCATCTCCTGTACCGCGTACCAGACCCTGAGCACCGAACAGGTGGGCTACGTCGCCCGGCACAGCGCGGCCACCGTGGTGGTGCTGGAGGGCGCGGACGAGCTGGCCCGGTGGTGGCCGGTGCTCGAATCACTCCCCGCCCTCAAGCGCATCGTCGTCGTGGACGCCTCCGCCCTTCCACGCGGGGACTCGCGGTTCATCTCCTTCGCGGACCTGGAAGCCGAAGGCCGCGCCCTCCACGAGGCCAACCCCCAGGCCTTCGAGGACGCCTGGAAGGACCTCCGCCCGGAGGATCCGCTGGCGATGATGTACACGTCCGGCACCACCGGTGACCCCAAGGGCGTGGTGCTGAGCCACCTCAACGCCTTCTATGAAGCCGTCGCGGTGGACCAATGCGTCCCCATCCCGATGCGGGCCCCCTCCATCGCCTATCTCCCGCTGGCCCACGTGGCCGAGCGCGAGCTGGGGCTGTACCGGGCGCTCTACAAGGCCCTGCACATGCACCTGTGCACGGACCCGGCGGGAGTGGTGCCGCTGCTCGCCCGCTCGCGCGCGCCCGCGTTCTTCGGCGTGCCGCGCCTGTGGGAGAAGCTCGCGTCGAGCCTGCGCCTGAAGGTGGACGCGTTCCCGCCCGCGCAGCGTGAGCCCCTGCTCGCCGCGCACGCCGCCGCGCTGGAGTCCTTCCGGCTGCGCGGCGCAGGCAAGCCCGTGCCGCCAGAGGTCCAGCAGAAGGCCGCGGACGCCGAAGCGCGCGTGCTCGAACCGCTGCGCAAGTCGATGGGGCTGGATGCGCTGCATTGGACGAGCAGCGGCTCCGCGCCCATCCCCGTGGACATCCTCGAGTACCTGGGCGGCTTCGGCATCCAGGTGCTGGAGGTCTGGGGCATGAGTGAGACGACCGGCTGCGCCACCATCAACATCCCCACCGACTTCCGCGTCGGCTCCGTGGGGCGCCCCATCCCCGGGCTCCAGCTCAAGCTGGCGGAGGACGGAGAAATCTTCGTGCGCGGCCCGGTGGTGTTCATGGGCTACCTCGCGCCGGACGGCCAGATTGTCCGCGCGACGGACGAGGATGGCTGGCTCGCCACCGGCGACATCGGCACGCTCGACGCGGACGGCTTCCTCAGCATCACCGACCGCAAGAAGGAGCTGATCATCACGTCGAGCGGGAAGAACATCGCCCCCTCCAAGCTCGAAGGCATGCTGCGCGCCCACCCGCTGGTGGCCCAGGCCCTCGCGATTGGCGACGGCCACCCCTACGTGACGGCGCTCATCTCCCTGGATCCAGAAGCAGCGCCCGTCTGGGCCAGGGCCAAGGGGCTGTCCTCCGTGGCAATCGAGGACCTCTCGCGAGACCCCATCATCCAGGCCGAGCTGGAGTCCCTCGTCGCAGCGGCCAACGTCCGGCTCTCCCGCTCGGAGCAGATCAAACGCTTCCACGTCGTCCCGGAAGCGTGGTCCCCGGTGACGGGAGAGCTGACGGTCACCCTCAAGCTCAAGCGCCGCGTGCTGCTCGCGCAGTACGCCGAACGCATTGCCGCGCTCTACGCGAACGCCTGA
- a CDS encoding SDR family oxidoreductase has product MAGPGPLTGRTLLMSGGSRGIGLAIGVAAGRLGANVALLAKTGTPDPRLPGTVHTAAAEIEAAGGKALAVVGDVRDEADVQRAVDETVARFGGIDFCVNNASALAPLKTEELPLKRFDLMQQIQLRGTFLLTRTALPHLRRSTHAHILSLSPPVNLAPHWMGLHPAYTMAKYGMTLLTLGWAAELAEAGIGANTLWPRTLIATAAVKNLLGGDASMERARSPDIMADAAVALLQRPPRECTGQTFIDEDVLRAAGVTDFSRYGGGPDVALDLYVDA; this is encoded by the coding sequence ATGGCCGGTCCGGGCCCGCTCACCGGACGCACGCTGCTGATGTCCGGGGGAAGCCGTGGCATCGGGCTGGCCATCGGTGTCGCGGCCGGACGGCTGGGCGCCAACGTCGCGCTCCTGGCGAAGACGGGCACGCCGGATCCGCGCCTGCCAGGCACGGTCCATACGGCCGCGGCTGAGATTGAAGCCGCGGGCGGCAAGGCGCTCGCGGTGGTGGGCGACGTGCGGGACGAAGCGGACGTGCAGCGCGCCGTGGACGAAACGGTGGCGCGCTTCGGCGGCATCGACTTCTGCGTCAACAACGCGAGCGCCCTGGCTCCGCTCAAGACCGAGGAGCTCCCGCTCAAGCGCTTCGACCTGATGCAGCAGATTCAATTGCGCGGGACGTTCCTGCTCACGCGCACGGCGCTGCCGCACCTGCGGCGCTCGACCCACGCGCACATCCTTTCGCTGTCCCCGCCGGTGAACCTGGCGCCCCACTGGATGGGCCTGCACCCCGCGTACACGATGGCCAAGTACGGCATGACGCTGCTCACGCTCGGCTGGGCGGCGGAGCTGGCGGAGGCCGGCATTGGCGCGAACACGCTCTGGCCTCGCACGCTCATCGCCACCGCCGCCGTGAAGAACCTGCTCGGCGGGGACGCGTCGATGGAGCGGGCCCGCTCGCCGGACATCATGGCGGACGCGGCCGTGGCCCTCCTCCAGCGCCCGCCGCGCGAGTGCACCGGACAGACCTTCATCGACGAGGACGTCCTGCGCGCGGCCGGAGTCACTGATTTCAGCCGCTACGGCGGCGGCCCGGACGTGGCGCTCGACCTGTACGTCGACGCCTGA